From the genome of Papaver somniferum cultivar HN1 chromosome 2, ASM357369v1, whole genome shotgun sequence, one region includes:
- the LOC113348122 gene encoding hexokinase-1-like, translated as MGKVAVGATVICAATVCAVAALIVRHRMKSSGRWARAMAILREFEDKCGTSLGKLRQVADAMTVEMHAGLASEGGSKLKMLISFVDNLPTGDEHGLFYALDLGGTNFRVLRVQLGGRERRVVKQEFTEVSIPQPLMVGSSDDLFDFIAAELAKFVATEGEEFHLAPGRQRELGFTFSFPVKQASIASGTLLNWTKGFSIDDAVGQDVVAELTKAMERKGVDMRVAALVNDTIGTLAGGRYFNNDVVAAVILGTGTNAAYVERAHAIPKWHGLLPKSGEMVINMEWGNFRSSHLPLTEYDHSLDLESLNVGDQIFEKIISGMYLGDIVRRVLLKMAEEAAFFGDVVPAKLRVPFILRTPEMSVMHHDTSSDLRVVGAKLKDILGITNTSLKTRRAVVELCNIVSTRGARLSAAGIYGILKKLGRDVVKEGEKQQKTVIAMDGGLFEHYKKFSQCLEDSLKELLGDEAADNVIVEHANDGSGIGAALLAASHSQYPELEDAVQES; from the exons ATGGGGAAGGTAGCAGTGGGAGCTACGGTGATATGTGCAGCAACAGTATGTGCAGTTGCAGCTTTGATTGTAAGACATAGAATGAAAAGTTCAGGTAGATGGGCAAGAGCTATGGCAATATTAAGAGAATTTGAAGACAAATGTGGTACTTCACTTGGGAAATTGAGACAGGTTGCTGATGCTATGACTGTTGAGATGCATGCTGGTTTAGCTTCTGAAGGTGGTAGTAAGCTCAAGATGCTTATCAGTTTTGTTGATAATCTTCCCACTGG TGACGAGCACGGATTATTTTATGCACTGGACCTTGGTGGAACAAACTTCCGTGTATTGCGTGTACAATTGGGTGGAAGGGAACGACGAGTAGTTAAGCAAGAATTTACCGAGGTGTCAATCCCTCAGCCTTTAATGGTTGGGAGTTCAGAT GACCTATTTGACTTTATTGCAGCTGAACTAGCAAAATTTGTTGCTACAGAAGGTGAAGAATTTCATCTTGCTCCTGGTAGGCAGAGGGAATTGGGTTTTACATTCTCTTTCCCAGTAAAGCAGGCATCCATTGCTTCTGGAACTCTTCTTAATTGGACAAAAGGATTCTCAATAGACGATGCG GTCGGTCAAGATGTGGTGGCAGAATTGACAAAAGCCATGGAAAGGAAAGGGGTTGATATGCGTGTTGCAGCACTT GTTAATGACACAATAGGCACATTAGCTGGGGGTAGATACTTCAATAATGACGTCGTTGCTGCTGTGATATTGGGTACTGGAACAAATGCAGCTTATGTGGAGCGTGCACATGCAATTCCCAAGTGGCATGGACTTTTACCCAAATCAGGAGAGATG GTTATCAACATGGAGTGGGGAAACTTCCGGTCGTCACATCTTCCTCTAACAGAATATGATCATTCTTTGGATCTTGAGAGTTTAAATGTTGGTGACCAG atttttgaaaagataatttCCGGGATGTATTTGGGAGACATTGTACGAAGAGTTTTACTGAAAATGGCCGAGGAAGCTGCTTTCTTTGGTGATGTTGTTCCAGCCAAACTTAGAGTTCCATTCATATTGAG GACGCCCGAAATGTCCGTAATGCATCATGATACATCCTCCGATCTCAGAGTGGTGGGAGCAAAACTGAAGGATATTTTAGGG ATTACTAATACATCTTTAAAAACAAGGAGAGCTGTAGTTGAACTCTGCAACATTGTATCAACACGTGGTGCTCGTCTCTCCGCTGCAGGGATTTATGGCATCTTAAAGAAATTGGGAAGGGATGTAGTGAAGGAAGGTGAAAAGCAACAGAAAACTGTGATAGCAATGGATGGAGGTTTGTTTGAACACTACAAGAAATTCAGCCAGTGTTTAGAGGACTCATTAAAGGAACTATTAGGTGATGAAGCGGCAGATAACGTTATTGTTGAGCACGCCAATGATGGGTCAGGTATTGGAGCTGCCCTTCTTGCAGCTTCTCATTCCCAATATCCTGAACTTGAAGATGCTGTCCAGGAAAGCTAA
- the LOC113348121 gene encoding receptor-like protein kinase 5 — protein MSKTPSNPYQIFKSYPPCVLLLLLFFNVTVASDEEQSILLKLKQQWKDPPSLDSWKITSSSSSAHCEDWEGVYCDENNSVTSIILVEKNITEKIPYFLCDLKNLTEIDFAWNLIPGDFPDFLLQNCSNLVKLDLSQNCLVGQIPSDIDRFLVLEDLNLGGNNFTGDIPKSIGKISGLKTLYLHQNLLDGLIPAEIGNLSNLEELNLNDNSFPEWKIPSEFGKLKKLQVFLGTNSNLIGEIPESIGGLTDLVTLDLNTNKLDGKIPNQLFLLKSLTYLFLYNNKLSGEIPEKIECLNLVEIDLSMNQLTGTLPRDLGKLKKLEIFYLYMNQLSGEVPVGLAKLPSLKHVRLFTNKLNGSLPEDMGLFSKLETFEVAENELTGNLPENLCAGGELTGIAAYENHLTGGISKVLEKCNSLYVIKLYENRFSGEFPAGIWSLKNLSTVMINDNSFTGSFPDEFASNLTIVEINNNRFSGGIPKEMSQSSLVVFKAKNNQFSGEIPGELSGLSNLLTLSLYGNQLSGPIPSQIISLKSLNFLNLARNQLSGEIPEAIGQLPSLIELDLSENLLSGEIPSQIVSWRSLNSLNLSRNQLSGEIPEAIGQLSNLIVLDLSENLLSGEIPSKIGQFLTITSLNLSSNRLTGRIPSQIDNLAYVNSFMNNSGLCGHNLEPSVPSCISEPYQNPNKSSSKVLIVVLIITAVICLGVVSFGLFAFRDFRRKWNERDISTWKLTSFHRLQFTESDILSSLTENNMIGSGGSGKVYRVDISGIEESVAVKKIFNKGKLDKQLEKEFQAEVQILGTIRHLNIVKLLCCVACDNSMLLVYEYMENRSLDQWLHAKKRGFPGSGSVRRAALDWPTRLQIAIGAAQGLCYMHDSCSPAIIHRDVKSSNILLDHEFRAKIADFGLARLLDKHGEPQTMSAMAGSFGYFAPEYGYTTKVNEKVDVYSFGVVLLELATGREANRADEHTGLVEWARYRFDEGKSITDAFDEEIKEPCYLDEISSVFKLGLVCTGTSPSTRPTMNEVLEILLQCGPQQGFHGVKNTMKTEEDVNPLLVDERNLFNHKGSKGSRRSVRHSDDCDDSLVCNNV, from the exons ATGTCGAAAACACCCTCAAACCCTTATCAAATTTTCAAATCATACCCTCCCTgtgttcttctccttcttctcttcttcaatgtCACGGTAGCTTCTGATGAAGAACAATCAATCTTACTGAAACTTAAACAACAATGGAAAGACCCACCATCTCTTGATTCCTGGAAGAtaacttcatcttcatcttcagctcATTGTGAGGATTGGGAAGGAGTCTATTGTGATGAAAATAACTCTGTAACGAGTATTATACTTGTTGAGAAGAATATCACTGAAAAAATCCCATATTTTCTCTGTGATTTGAAAAATCTTACTGAGATTGACTTTGCATGGAATCTTATTCCCGGAGATTTCCCAGATTTTCTTCTTCAGAATTGTTCAAATTTGGTAAAGCTAGATCTTTCTCAGAACTGCTTAGTTGGTCAAATTCCTTCTGATATCGATAGGTTTCTCGTTCTTGAAGATTTGAATCTTGGTGGAAACAATTTCACCGGCGATATTCCAAAATCAATTGGGAAAATCTCAGGGTTAAAGACActttatcttcatcagaatcttcttGATGGGTTAATTCCAGCTGAAATAGGTAATCTTTCTAACCTAGAAGAATTGAATTTAAATGATAATTCATTTCCAGAGTGGAAAATTCCTTCAGAATTCGGTaaattgaagaaattacaggttTTCTTGGGAACAAATTCGAATTTGATTGGTGAAATTCCTGAAAGTATTGGTGGTTTAACTGATCTTGTAACATTAGATCTTAATACTAATAAATTAGATGGAAAAATTCCTAATCAGTTATTTTTACTCAAGAGTTTAACTTATTTATTTCTCTATAACAATAAATTGTCTGGAGAAATACCTGAGAAGATTGAATGCTTGAATTTAGTTGAAATCGATTTGTCGATGAATCAACTAACCGGAACATTACCTCGTGATCTCGGGAAGTTAAAGAAGTTGGAGATATTTTATTTATACATGAATCAATTGTCTGGAGAAGTTCCAGTTGGTCTAGCAAAGCTTCCATCTTTGAAACATGTCCGGCTATTCACAAACAAACTTAATGGAAGTTTGCCAGAAGATATGGGTTTGTTTTCCAAGCTTGAAACTTTTGAAGTGGCAGAAAATGAGTTGACTGGGAACTTGCCGGAGAATCTTTGTGCTGGTGGTGAATTGACAGGAATTGCTGCTTACGAGAATCATTTAACTGGGGGAATATCGAAAGTATTGGAGAAGTGCAACAGTTTGTATGTGATTAAGCTGTACGAGAATAGATTTTCTGGGGAATTTCCTGCTGGTATTTGGTCGCTGAAAAATTTATCTACTGTAATGATAAACGATAATTCGTTTACGGgtagttttcctgatgaatttGCTTCCAATTTAACGATAGTTGAGATTAATAACAACAGGTTTTCAGGTGGTATTCCAAAAGAAATGTCGCAGTCGAGTCTAGTTGTGTTCAAGGCGAAGAACAACCAGTTTTCCGGTGAGATTCCGGGGGAACTAAGTGGACTGTCTAATCTGCTTACTTTATCACTTTATGGAAATCAGCTTTCAGGTCCAATTCCATCTCAGATAATCTCTTTGAAATCTCTCAACTTCTTGAATCTTGCACGTAATCAGCTGTCCGGCGAAATTCCTGAAGCTATTGGTCAACTTCCTAGTCTCATTGAACTCGATTTGTCAGAAAATCTTTTATCCGGTGAAATTCCATCTCAGATAGTCTCTTGGAGATCTCTTAACTCGTTAAATCTCTCACGGAATCAGCTGTCTGGTGAAATTCCTGAAGCTATTGGCCAGCTTTCTAATCTCATTGTACTAGATTTGTCAGAAAATCTTTTGTCAGGTGAAATTCCATCTAAAATTGGCCAGTTTTTGACTATCACCTCTCTCAATCTTTCGTCTAACCGGCTCACTGGGAGAATACCGTCCCAAATTGATAATCTTGCATATGTGAATAGCTTCATGAACAACTCAGGCCTTTGTGGGCACAACCTCGAGCCAAGTGTTCCGTCTTGCATTTCTGAACCATACCAAAATCCCAACAAGTCATCTTCTAAGGTGCTAATAGTGGTCTTGATCATTACAGCAGTGATTTGTCTTGGTGTTGTATCATTCGGTTTGTTTGCGTTCAGAGACTTCAGAAGGAAATGGaacgaaagagatatttctacttggaaactaacttctttccaCAGGTTACAGTTCACAGAATCAGACATCCTGTCAAGTTTGACTGAGAACAATATGATTGGTAGCGGTGGTTCGGGGAAGGTGTATCGAGTTGATATTAGTGGTATAGAGGAATCTGTagctgttaagaaaatattcaacaAAGGGAAGTTGGATAAACAGCTCGAGAAGGAGTTCCAAGCAGAGGTTCAAATCTTGGGTACAATCCGACATTTGAACATTGTGAAATTACTATGTTGTGTTGCTTGTGATAATTCAATGCTCCTTGTTTATGAATACATGGAGAATCGGAGTTTGGATCAATGGCTTCATGCAAAGAAGAGAGGATTCCCGGGGTCTGGTTCAGTACGTCGTGCTGCATTGGATTGGCCTACCAGGTTACAAATTGCGATTGGAGCTGCTCAAGGGCTTTGCTATATGCATGATAGCTGTTCTCCTGCGATCATTCACCGCGATGTGAAATCCAGCAATATCTTGTTAGATCACGAGTTCCGAGCAAAGATTGCTGATTTTGGATTAGCCAGGTTGTTGGACAAGCATGGAGAGCCTCAAACAATGTCTGCAATGGCGGGTTCTTTTGGATATTTCGCTCCCG AATACGGCTACACAACGAAAGTAAATGAGAAGGTTGACGTCTATAGCTTCGGTGTGGTGCTTCTTGAACTTGCAACTGGAAGGGAAGCCAATAGAGCAGATGAACATACAGGCCTAGTAGAATGGGCGAGGTATCGGTTTGATGAGGGAAAATCTATTACTGATGCCTTTGACGAAGAGATCAAGGAGCCTTGTTACTTGGATGAAATCAGTTCTGTTTTCAAACTTGGTCTTGTTTGTACTGGCACGTCGCCTTCAACCAGACCTACCATGAACGAGGTTTTGGAAATCCTGCTCCAGTGTGGACCTCAACAGGGATTTCATGGAGTTAAGAACACAATGAAGACTGAAGAAGATGTTAATCCCCTCCTTGTCGATGAACGTAATCTTTTTAACCACAAAGGAAGCAAGGGAAGCAGACGGTCAGTGAGGCATTCAGATGACTGTGACGATAGCTTGGTATGTAACAACGTGTGA